The Synechococcus sp. BL107 nucleotide sequence CATCAATTCCTCCAGTTGCTCCCGCGCTCCTTGGGGAGTGAGGCCCGTATTCCGCTCGATCAAACGCACCAGCTCCTCAACGCTGCCACGGGTTGCTTCGAGGGTGTGATGGGCCAACTCAGGCCATCGCTTCTGAATGGTGGGCAGCAAGCTCTCGAAACGGTCGCGGAAGTGGTGCTCGAAGTTGCCGTTGGGCTGCGGCGAGGTCGAGTCCATAAAAAACGCCGATGAACAGGAATGCCTAGA carries:
- a CDS encoding YqjD family protein; this translates as MDSTSPQPNGNFEHHFRDRFESLLPTIQKRWPELAHHTLEATRGSVEELVRLIERNTGLTPQGAREQLEELMHSAGDRSKHLADTLDPLEEQLEQLLDELNSTLRPRIERPVRQRPLLAVGVALGVGVLVGAMLRGGRHS